The DNA segment TTATATAGGGTTTCCTGTACAGATGACCAGTCTGCTTCGGATAACAAAATTGCATTGCCACTTTTTCCTGCAATAACAATGGGTTTATGTGACTGATTCACGGAATCAATTAAATCCTGTAACTGTTTTTGAGCTTCGTTAATTGGAATCATCATCCGTCAACATTACTATTAATCTCTACCATCTATTTTAAAATTTCATAATCTAATTATTAAAGTACATTTCAGTTACTTCGCGGATGTTTTGTATAAATTCATAAATTGTTTATCTTTGGCTTAATTTTTTTCAGTCAAATGTGAAGATGCAGAGACTTGTTGGGTAGCGTTTTTAAAGTTGAGAAGGGTTGTGAGTTACTCTAGAAATATACTCTCCATTATAACTAAGAATTCTTAAAATAATTTGTATCAGTAAGTCATAATATTTCTTGAATAAATCTATCTTTTCACTTAACGTTAATAGGGTAATTCTACCTTGATGAAATAGTGGATTGCGGACTGAATCTCGCAAATTATCTTTCATCATTTCGCTGGGAATAAAACGGAGATACTTATTTAATTGATATAATTTCTTTTGAATATTGTCTCCGATATTATCTTGAGTTAATTCTTTATTCAATAAGTACTTGAATGTAATATACTCATAAGCCATGATCATTGTTGCCAGTTTAAGATCAATATATTTCTGTTGGT comes from the Nostoc sp. PCC 7120 = FACHB-418 genome and includes:
- a CDS encoding type II toxin-antitoxin system Phd/YefM family antitoxin; translated protein: MMIPINEAQKQLQDLIDSVNQSHKPIVIAGKSGNAILLSEADWSSVQETLYKRSPKL